A stretch of Synechococcus sp. WH 8020 DNA encodes these proteins:
- a CDS encoding hyperconserved protein Hcp, translated as MELDLQPGDVVKVLESAALGWVRARVIRVKSGGRVVVQSDQGREFTARGNQVRLIEPAGFRP; from the coding sequence ATGGAGTTGGATCTTCAACCTGGTGATGTGGTCAAAGTGCTCGAATCAGCCGCTCTCGGCTGGGTTCGTGCACGAGTGATTCGCGTTAAGTCCGGTGGACGAGTCGTCGTTCAAAGTGATCAAGGCCGTGAATTCACGGCCAGAGGGAATCAAGTGCGTTTAATCGAACCAGCTGGATTCCGCCCTTAA
- the rplS gene encoding 50S ribosomal protein L19, whose amino-acid sequence MAVDPIETSVDEATEATSGTTAVAEKSTAKPSKKLSASALIKEFEDAQLKSDLPEIYVGDTVRVGVRISEGNKERVQPYEGVVIAKRHGSLNQTITVRRIFQGIGVERVFMLHSPQVASVKIERRGKVRRAKLFYLRDRVGKATRVKQRFDR is encoded by the coding sequence ATGGCGGTTGACCCGATAGAGACGTCTGTGGACGAGGCCACTGAGGCGACCAGCGGAACAACTGCTGTTGCTGAAAAGTCAACGGCGAAACCTTCGAAGAAGTTGAGTGCTTCCGCACTCATCAAAGAATTCGAAGACGCACAGCTCAAGAGTGATCTTCCTGAGATTTACGTCGGAGACACTGTGCGTGTTGGTGTACGTATCAGCGAGGGCAATAAAGAGCGTGTCCAGCCTTACGAGGGCGTGGTGATCGCCAAGCGCCATGGCAGTCTCAACCAAACAATCACGGTGCGCCGCATCTTCCAGGGCATCGGTGTTGAGCGGGTTTTTATGCTCCACAGCCCCCAAGTTGCTTCGGTCAAAATTGAGCGTCGCGGTAAAGTAAGGCGTGCGAAGCTCTTTTATCTTCGTGACCGAGTGGGCAAGGCCACTCGCGTGAAGCAGCGCTTCGATCGCTGA
- the map gene encoding type I methionyl aminopeptidase — protein sequence MNLFADLLASTKGATVTSTGPRIQQRRGVEIKSARELKIMAKASSIVATVLREIMELVEPGQTTGDLDAHAERRIREMGATPSFMGYHGFPASICASINNEVVHGIPSNKRVIHAGDLLKVDTGAYFDGYHGDSCITVCVGDVSEEARKLSRVAQESLMAGLSQIRAGNTLLDIAGAVEDHVKANQFSVVEDYTGHGVGRNLHEEPSVFNFRTNDLPNVKLRPGMTLAVEPILNAGSNACRTLKDRWTVVTKDGSLSAQWEHTIVVTSDGCEILTDRGD from the coding sequence ATGAATTTGTTCGCTGACCTCCTCGCCTCCACAAAGGGGGCCACTGTCACCTCCACCGGCCCTCGCATCCAACAGCGGCGTGGCGTGGAAATCAAATCCGCCCGTGAGCTGAAAATCATGGCGAAAGCCAGCTCCATCGTGGCCACCGTTCTGCGTGAAATCATGGAGCTGGTGGAGCCTGGCCAGACCACGGGGGACCTTGACGCCCATGCTGAGCGCCGCATCAGGGAGATGGGCGCAACCCCAAGTTTCATGGGTTATCACGGCTTCCCGGCGAGCATCTGCGCCAGCATTAACAATGAGGTGGTGCATGGCATTCCCAGCAACAAACGGGTCATTCATGCGGGCGATTTGTTGAAAGTGGATACGGGGGCTTATTTCGACGGGTATCACGGTGATAGCTGCATCACCGTTTGCGTCGGTGACGTCTCTGAAGAAGCACGCAAGCTCAGTCGGGTCGCTCAGGAATCACTGATGGCTGGACTCTCCCAGATCCGCGCCGGAAATACGCTTCTTGATATCGCCGGAGCCGTCGAAGATCACGTCAAAGCCAATCAATTCAGTGTGGTGGAGGATTACACAGGCCATGGAGTCGGAAGGAATCTCCATGAAGAGCCATCGGTGTTCAACTTCCGTACGAACGATCTGCCTAACGTCAAATTGCGTCCAGGCATGACCCTTGCCGTTGAGCCAATTCTTAATGCAGGAAGCAATGCTTGTCGCACCCTCAAAGACCGCTGGACCGTCGTCACCAAGGACGGCAGTCTTTCCGCTCAGTGGGAGCACACCATCGTGGTG